aaaaaacaaaaggtgcaaatatttCGCAGTGTCACCAGCATCTCTCATTTGGTTAACTGAGAGTGTCAatacattttcaagaaaaatgctacattgggatatatgtctttatttaaaattaacttgagaatgttttgtttttgttttttatttttttttgtgaaatgttgCATATCAAacgtactagtggtatcagttaCTCGAGTAGTCACCCGATATCGAGTTGATTACTCGTCCTAGTAttgatctggaaaaaaaagtggtatcgaacatccctatcgAATACAGCAAAAGTTCTCATAGTGGTCTACATTTTTTTCGATCCAAATTAAATTGGACGCCCTTGTAACAAACTGATCTTGCTTCGTAGTTTAACCTTGCGGTCGCCTGCTTCCAGATGTGtcaaaaagaacaaaatccTCTTGAATATGCAAGTCAATGGGAACGGACACGAGGACACGCCTTCTCGCTACCCTGCTGTTCCTGTACGAACCCCAGGGGGGCCCCCAGCTGCAACCACCGCGCCTTACACCCTCCCCGGTACTCCCACCCTGTTGGAAGAGCATAGCGTCATTAAAAGTGAGTTTGCCAATCAGCATATTTCAATATCTTATTCATTAACTCACCTCctattaatattttatactaTTACAAATTCCCTCATTCGCCAGAATTATGGTGATATTTTCTCTGAGCATGTTTTATTGACACATTGTCATCTCTTATATGCATTTAATATTCCGCtccttgttttttctttgtatctAGATAACAAACCAGTTCACCGCAGCTCTCCACAAGCTGTGAGGAGGGACATCGGCCTTGCAGTCACACAtaggtgccttttttttttttctttttttttttaactcatttggtaccaaaaacttataaatacgttctattttaaatttattaagtgtcccaaagacgtatttatacgttgttttaatatatatttttttatttatttgttttttcaagagccatacagaaggctttgatgcagcctctcaactgctcagaattggtaaaaaaaaaaaatctagtaattataaaaacggccagcaggtggcaacagactatagtagatcaaccagggccatgatgaagggggttgcttcagtgaaaatgcctgggaaggaatgagttaattttttttcacaaaagagTGTGTTTTATGTCAGGTTATTTATCATCACCAAACAGGATGCATCATTTTTTCGATAGGTTCTCTACCAAGTCCTGGCTCTCTCAGACATGTCAGGTGTGTCAGAAGAATATGATGTTTGGGGTCAAGTGCAAACACTGTCGGTGAGTTCAGAGCTAGATGGtaaaaagtgatgtcatcatgagGATAGCTAATTTCCTTTCGTGGTCTGTTGCTTATTTATGTGCAGATTAAAGTGCCACAACAAATGCACAAAGGAAGCTCCATCCTGCAGAATATCCTTTCTTCCAAGTaagattagtttttgtttttattcccaAAATGCAAAAGCAACGCGATGTCCGTCTTCTGTTCCAGTTGCCAAAATTCGGAGGACAGAGTCTGTGCCATCTGATATAAACAACCCGGTGGATCGTCCTCCCGAATGTCCGCAGTTTGGTACGCTACCAAAGGCCATCACCAAAAAGGTGTGTCGTGCTTTTAAACAGCCGTGAATCTCACACAACTCTCTTGATCGGTGAGGCATTCAAGTGCCAGGCGAGACCCTCGTCTGGCACTTcagtgtttgtatgtgtgaaaGTTTTGAACACTCTGGCGCAGATGGAATCTGTGTGTTTGCTTTGGTGTGAAAGACAAATAGTTATGCAGGTGATTTTTGCCATCTGACGTCTCTCCACTTGACACTGCTatgtgaatattttatttatttatatattccaCCAAGTCTTCTCCcgatactccggtctcctcccacattccaaagacatgcatggcaggttaattgggtgctccgaattgtccccaggtgtgcttgtgagtgtggatgcgcgttcgtctctgtgtgccctgcgattggctggcaaccagtccagggcctactgacctttgtgaggaataagaggtcaagaaaatggatggatggatcgatatTCCACCAATAATGATTTTAGAGAATCACTGAAGTGttgcacaaacattgacatcagcatggatgagatgaaatgtttacataattctaattcaataaataacaattgtaactataaatttaaaaaaaatctgaattgtctTAGACTGCAATAAAGCacgtctttcataaatgtaagaaaatactttttaattcacgtgaaaagtaaatttcaagaaaacaaagatacaaaaaaaaattgcctttaaaattctattttcttgtaATAATTTATGAGGAATAAAAGGTATTGAAATAaacgattcatggttttatgaagcaATATCccgctcgaaaaggaaaatcgattcaataatgattattcaatttattaaacccagccctaatgtcaattatatttgttttttaagcaaTTTTCATGATTACAGTTACAGCTGATATATGAGAGAGGGATCTTcgagaccactttttttttttcagaccaataccagtagtCACTGATATTCAATACCATCTACCGCTACTAGGGTGTCCTGATCCGATATTGATATTGAATATTGGTCCAATATCaggcaaaatacaaaaaaaaaacaaaaaaaacaaacagtattgTTAATATAGCTAATATGTATACCTTATATTTAGTataagttgtttttatttactttattaggGTTATTTCTCAGAAtcctttattttgtttgttttaatttaattatgttttgaatacatgggtcatttttttcctaccTATTATTGTTGACTATTGTTCTTTGTTTGAAAAGTTTCACCTAATCAAAGCTCTTCTAAtatttcatactaaaaaaaaaacaagtacgtCATGTATAATTTCTGCTTATATTGTATGAAATTGATATTGTGATTGGACAGTattctctgttttgtttttctatgaaCCAACATGCCTCATGCAACACTGGTAATAGACTGCAAAAGTGAGCGTAACGTCGGTCTGATCTCTCAACTGAGTGGCTTGTGTCAGCAGGATCACCCTCCCGTCCTCAACCAGCTCGACTCCAGCAGTAATCCGTCCTCCACGACCTCGTCCACGCCCTCCTCCCCGGCACCCTTCCAGCAGAGCAACCCTCCCAGCGCCACGCCGCCGCCCAACCCCTCGCCCAAAGGCCATCGGGACAGCCGCTTCAACTTCCCAGGTGAGCCTCACAGATAATCAGACACGAGGCAAATCCAATTGTGCATGCTAGCATGAGCCGCAGTACAGTATTAATATTCCTTGATTTCCCTCAAGTAATAAGAAATAGatccctctcttttttttcaccttCTGTGGAGTTAACATTGAAAACCTATAATAGTTGTGCATTTTAAAGTTTgttcttttggaaaaaaataaataaataaatcctctaATCATGCGTCTCTCTTCCTCTGCCATGCTTGCTGGCCTTTCcgactttttgtatttttatttttattttttttaaacgaaagcTGCCTGCTACTTTCAGCATAGACAGCAGTTTATCTTCCCTGGTGAGTCCCAACATGTCATACTGCATTGTCACCTTCCCGTCATTTCCTTGTGCAAATCCGAGATAGCCTGCAGCTGCTACTGCCCTCTGCATGTCATTCCTCGGAGGTTTCGCAGTGTCATACTGTCGTCTACTGGTATAAATGTTGTTTGAACGCCATCTGCTGGTGATAACGGGAAACTGCATGTAGTTTTgttgcatttgcatttgtgttgtaCAAATTCATCAGATGAATAtttttgagtattgtttttatgttttatgattCTTTTCAGACGTCTCCAGCCCTGTTACTTTACATACTGATATTCTCCAAGATACAGTGTAAGACATTATTCTTTTCATTCCTGCATTCCTATTTAtatatgttgattttttttttttttatctcgcatatagaattctgagaatactTTTCATTGGCTTTTGTTGTGGCATTACAGTAGTGAGATTGAGCAATCAGAAGAGGACATACATGATGATTTggttgaagatgaagatgaagatgaggaggtATGAcataagaaaatatataaaatgctgACGTTCAAATTCATGGAAGTCTATTGTTGAATATAAAGATTTATTGGGTGACCAATAAGACCCGAAGTTGGTTCTGACCCAAACTTTGCCAGTgatgacaaatgaagcttcatgaagcacgtgatatgttttttttttattcctctagatggcactattggtttaaaaatgcagtggaaatttccattgcaccagcctttatttaattcaagagcaccatctagaggagtcaaaaatattgcaagtgcttcatgaagctttatGGAGTCATTTTGATCAGTGTTATGTTAACACTGATCAAAATGactccatttaactcatttgctcccaaaaacgtataaattttctattttaaatgcattaagtgtcccaaagacgtatttatacttattattttaatttttttttaatgctaaagcatacagaaggctttgatgcagcctctcatctGCAGAGAAggggtaaaaaaagaaaagaaaaaggtagtaattacaaaaacggccaccaggtggcagcataatgagatcaaccagggccgtgttgaaaacaagctgtttccctacAATTCCAAgcagatttttgaataatgatgaaattagctatattctaatgctaagtgcTGCTAATCGGAAACAGCtaattttttccctgatgaaagaagagactctaatctttcttttggtaggttccatgtttttatatcaatagaacataatattctgtgcatcttgcaaaatcagtcaaaatccagtaaaacagccgggagcgaagagggtttcgcttgagtgaaaatggctgggagggaatgagttaaagagcaaATCATGGTCCACTTGTAGGAAGTGGAGGACGACATCGAGGTCGAAGACGAAGACCCCGAATTGGACGAGGACaacgaggaggaagaggaggagatttGCGACGAAGGCGAGGACGAGGAGGACGGCGAGGAGATCCGGATGAACATGGGCTCCGACGGCGAGTGCGAAAGCGACAAGTTAGACGATCTGCCCTGCTCGCGGGGGAACCAATGGAAGGTCCCCATCTCCCGCAAAGCCAGCCAGACCAGCGTCTACCTGCAGGAGTGGGACATCCCTTTTGAGCAGCTGGACCTTGGGGAACTTATAGGGAAGGTAaggaaacagaaacaaatgtaaaatgatTGTATTCAGTAGGAGTGTGTCTCCAGatcgattatcgatacgcctccGCCAAGTATCGATATTGTAGACACTTTTAATGGACACATTTGTTGATCCAGGGCCGCTGGGGCAAGGTGCATAAAGGTCGATGGCACGGCGAGGTGGCCATCCGACTTCTTGAGATCGACGGGAACAATCAGGACCACTTGAAGCTCTTTAAAAAGGAAGTGATGAACTACAGGCAGACCAGGCACGAGAATGTGGTGCTCTTCATGGGGGCTTGCATGGCCCCGCCCCACTTAGCTATCATCACAAGGTAAGAGCTTGAATATCGAACCATACGTGCGTATCAGATTTTGACCCACATTTGGAAGAATTACACAACAATGATGTATTGTACTGTCACTTGAACCACGCTGTGTAAATCCAACCAAACGTGCACCACTTTGGCAactaaatacatttgttttcattttgtttacagTTTCTGTAAAGGGAGGACGCTGTATTCAATTGTAAGAGATACGAAAAACACTTTGGATACCAACAAGACCAGACAAATCGCCCAGGAGATTGTCAAGGTAGTTTCCTGTTGAGTCATTGGGTTTTAAACACCTCACTGTTGATCAATAAATAGCCAAACTTAGCTAGCTGTTTTGACATgcaacattctgtccaaaatggattcaaagcaatcaattatcctccacatttgcaatgccaaagtgcaatgacaataaaatcCCAGAAAAGTTCTGGCTTACACTTGTGtgaactacaagtaaaactacAATTAAAACTTTTGTGCTAACTGAAcgaatggtgtagtggttagctTGCGCTCCCTTGTAATCAGCAGGTTCCCTGTTCATGAcccgctcgttttttttttcttcttcttttcctctcTCTTCCTCCCTCTCCTCCGCTTCTTTtccacgatttcttgcggcaaggagccattttatttcaaatgtttattgaaaaaTTGATTGCTTGCGTGGCCATTCAGAGGAGTTACTTAAACGCAGTGCTCCAGCAGTAGGCTGCAGCGCCCCGTCAACCACaaggggagaggcggggttttactgaacctaGCGTTTACTTGCCCGTGagaaaaataaccagcaaaacactcaatatttcataaaaaaaattacatcgccatggtgtcaaagttaagatttaatcattatatgcctatagttaattGCATccgggaaaagagcttgttgcaacatggtcctggctgatcGCTTAtcgtctgctgccacctgctggccgttttttgtaaaaaaaaacaaaaaaaaaaaacataacgaccattgctttaagcgatgaagctgtatcaaatccttctgtatacttcagcataaaaacaacaacatataaataagtttttgagAGGTGCagggcaaagtattaaaaaacgtatttatatgtttttgggtttgaatgagttaatagcttgTAACAAACATTAGGATGAAAAATATAATGAAGTGTCTCCCAATGTAGGGAATGGGATATCTGCACGCTAAAGGCATTGTCCACAAAGACTTGAAGTCGAAGAATGTTTTTCATGATACCAACAAGGTCGTGATCACCGACTTCGGCCTTTTTGGGATCTCTGGTGTTGTTCAGGAAGGAAGGTAAGACGAAGTTGGCCAATCTAATTTTCTTATGATTGTTCGTTTCCATCCAATTGAGCCATGTTAGTTGTTGCACAGCTCGCTTAAGGTGCTGATTTTGCAAACTGTCTCAGGCAGGAGAATCAGCTAAAACTTCCAAATGGCTGGATTTGTTACCTCGCACCGGAAATAGTGCGCAAAATGAGTCCAGGTAACAACGAGGACCGGCTTCCTTTCTCCACTGCGGCAGACGTGTACGCGTTCGGGTAAGATGTGTTCTGTGCGTCGATTTGAGACCACCCAAACATGAAATCATAATCACGCGTTGGTTTTGAAGCACCATTTGGTACGAGTTGCAAGTCAGGGACTGGCCAATCACCAACCAGCCTGTGGAAGCAACCATCTGGCAGGTGGGCAGCGGAGAAGGTATCAAAAAGATCCTGTCCGAAATCAGCCTGGGGAAGGAGGTCACGGTGAGTCCTCGTTGTCGGACACGCGAGCGCGTTCGGCCTTCGTCCGGTGTTCTGACCCGAAGCGTCTTCTCCGGTTCAGGAGATCCTCTCGGCCTGCTGGGCTTACGACCTGCGGGAGCGGCCCCCTTTCACGCAGCTGGCCGACATGCTGGAGAAGCTGCCCAAACTCAACCGCAGGCTGTCTCACCCGGGACATTTCTGGAAGTCAGCAGAGTAGGTATCCTACAAAATGGAAAGAAGGAAGGGGGGAAATGTTTTCTTTGCTGCAATGACTCAATCACAATCATATCCTTGCagtatatgtaaaaaataagctttttttgggggggagagggggattgattgattgatattttatttacataagaGATTCTCTAGAGATTAACaggaaaataaatgcataatcatACTTTGGCCACGTGGCGTTAAAGGGAAATTTTATTTGGTGAACTGAGTATTTTTGGaagacaaattttttttttataatgtgtttggattttttttttttaaatagccatTTACCTTCCATGTCAACATATTTTTATGTACACTTTCACTACCTATGCATGgctaatgttttatttatagttCATGTAACAGGATCCTTTAGAAAGGTCTAAAGATTTCCTCAAAATTGTTGGGAGtctttttgtaccaaaaaaataaatgattgtcctactgcacagtgcacatgctgcactccaacttcaatttttttgccagcataaataaataaataaatatagattattgtaaatatatattattataaattctgtttgttcCAAAAggaatatttctattttttgaaattggtcttaatatttttttttaaatgtgtaaacatttttttgttttataccccccaaaaaaataaataaataagttattGTCCTACTGCATAGTgtacaagctgcactccaacttcaagttcttaaatattaaatcaatattatgaTATGTGTTATTATAAGTTCTGtttgatccaaaaggaacttacataattattgtgtttcctttttttttttttttttgtcttaatatttttaaatgcgtaaacattttcttgctttaTACCAAAAagtaattgtttgaataatagTGATTACAATTATTGCCAAACTAatcgggatttttattttttccataattgagcagccctcaAAGTCTGAATAATATAGAGTACCGTATATTATGTAATTTACAATGCATTTCATGGGCAGCACGGTGGGGAAGTGTTAGGcacatttggacatttttacatatttctATGCAGCCTTTTTCATGAGGCTTTTGTAACATTCTGCACAAAAAGTCATACACTGGAATAAGctcaaaaaaatattagggTGCATTTTTGTCAAATTAATAGTCTATTTTCCAACCATCTGTTTTCACCACAATCTATATTTGGATTACAAAAACTAATGCATAAAAAATGACAGTGGTGCCGTGAGACGTGAGTTTAATTCATTTGTTGACTATGCCTGTAACTCACAGACTtgatatctcaaatcatcttccaCCATTGAAGCGATTGAAAATTACATTAGCCCATTCGACACCcaaaatttgttattttttaatttgaaaaatagcacaaacgtacaaagaattaaaaaaaataaataaacaatttttgtCTTCCTTTCACGTTGAATGCAGATGTGTGCGCTTTGGCCTGAGTGCAGTATTTTTTCAATTCagttcaatttatttcattccttaaaaaaaaaaaaaatgcagtataaaacaaaaatacagataTACTGTACTGGAGGCAGTAATACGGAAGTAATATCATtcgttctttgcagaggataaataatatatgcctgtatgctaattgttagcctgcCTGCTTATGGAGTTTCCTATTGTACTGTATGATAGCATTAAGGTTGTGGAGGCTAttgtgtggttgttttaaatacaagtgtatttttttttttggtttagtttatTTACTAATATCTGCTAAACTGCCACATATTATGCAGTGGTTAGAAGTGAGGTTACTGCCACACAGTTTGTGCTCCACAAgtctatggaaaaaaaatggctgatcCACAGCTTCTATCTCGAATTTATGAGGTGGATCACTTGTATCTCGAGGCACCACTGTCATTTACGTGGGGTGGGtggttatgctttttttttgtgtgcgtttttcaaagtatttttacagTAGTAATTGCGTGTCTTAATTTGAGATgcactgctatttttttttctttttacaaggaTCTGTTGCCACATCTAACATTGAACTGCATTATAtgagattaaaaagaaaatccttCGTTTTTTCCCCGTTTAATCTACTTGCACTTTTCTTCTGTAAAAACCACGGCAAAGAAATAATTTTGATATGAACTAATACATTAATCATCTCTTAAGTGTGTCTTTACTAGCCTGCTTGTCTTGAAATCTTTCCAATCTGTTGCCTTTACCAGATTGACTAACCGTCGTCTATTAACGATGGCCTCTTCCTTTGCTCTCTCTTTTGTCTCCTGTCGGCCTCCAGGTTGTAGCGGCAAACATAAGCAATGCAACACAAAGCCTGCGTCTGCCTTGCATGCTCCCGAATCCTTAATGCCCACAGGATTGTTCAAACTAAGCATTGCCTCCAACACAATCACGCTCATCTTCTCTGTCCGCTCACAAAAGCGAGCATCAGTGGACTGAGGTGTAGCACACTTTTGCTCCTCCCCTTTTCTTTGGGTTTTTCTCTGAGGCTTTGTTTGTGATCACATGACCAGCTTGCTTGTGTGATGTGTCCCGAAGCCTCTCAGTTCATTTggctccgtttttttttttttttttttttttttttttttttttttaaatagttattgcatgtttcccttttttatttacagtatttggtgACCATTGCAGTGTTTTGTGGCATTTGGTTtaaaacgggggggggggaaacaatctatttttttgttttgttttgtgctaaTTTAACCCTTCCACACTTATCCATTGATTTCTTAAGCATTTAATTACATATCCCTCCCCCTCTCACTCATTCAACATCATCCCAGGGAAAGGAATACATGCTGGAattcgattttattttattttttaaagctgtCAAGTGCACCTTATAAGAATATTGGTTATTTGAAGCAGCTGAGTGACTTTAcgaggaaagaaaaaataaaaaaaaaacacacaaaaaaaaaaaaatcaggaaccTGGCGCAAAAGTGTCCTCTATCTTCCTTAAAATGtacctcttgtttttgtttttttttgtgcttgcaATTTTTGTGCGTGTCTGAGTGGAACATGCTGGATTAATTAGTTTTTCTGTTGCTAAATAGTGTAAATACATTATTTAATGTACAGCAATTTATGATGATCGAACAtttgtacaaacattttctatgtaaaaGGCATcaccacgttttttttgttgttttttttttttttttaatacggcCCGCTTCCGCCGATacagatgtgtatatatatttatatttttgtcatgtacaaagactaccatttttttttaaaaaaaaggtccaatacatgttttgttttttgtttttgtttttttgttgtcaaaattcatatttttgtattgCATGTGAAGACCGTTCTGTACACGCAGGTTCTGTTTTCATCCTTGGAAGACAATAAAATGAGGCTCGTCatgtaaaaatacaatttcattATTGCCCTCCAGACTGCCGATTTGAATATAGTGTGGGAAACCCTGCTGATTCGCAGTCGTAGCATTTTGCAGGGAATTTAGCGTTTAATgtatttggttggttggttcatTTATCCAACCAGtctaacaggaaaaaaaaaaaaaagtacttggcCACCATCTTGTGTCATAAATAGGCAATTGCAAACCTCTTTGGGTGGGCATCACTTATTCATTCAAATAGTGGGGGCGCAATATGCAATATTTATTGACACTTCAAATGAACAGAAAATTAACCGATAATACAAAACGTGCACATCATCACAGTGCAGAGGAAAATATCCAACCGCAGATGGCACAAAGACCCGGCAACAGAGGGCGACTTGCCCTCTCCGGGTTGCAACTGGGTCATCCAAATATCGATCGGACATTCCAGTAAAGCGCATTTATCAGGGTGTCCTAATCTACTTGCCGGTCCTCATCTCGATTTAGAGCAAACTTTAAAGCTTCAAcggcagcaaaacaaaaacaccttgcGTTTCACCTTGCCCGCCTCGAGAGTCATTTCGGCGAGGAATCAATCAAGAGTCTCGCTACGTGTCAGTAAAATGAGAAACATTGACTGATAAGAAGGGAGGGATGGATTTTTGCACACTCATACTGATCCGTTCTGCACAGAAGATGCGAGCGGATCACATGACCTTGCAGGGGAGAGAGAGCAGAcataaaatgtcctttttctcCACTGGACCGTCAAATGACAAATTGTCCTTTTGCATTTTGGTATATTTacttgaagcattcccacatgttattgtgatttttttatttttttttctccacacgtttttgccatgtaacaactcctaCATAATACTTGTGATTTACACTgtttaaatttcaacttgcttaaaaaattcacacctccacACCTCATATatggtctgattccacattaattATAACATTCGcgcaatttaacgttaaatatcaactttttccccattcattttcaatgggatagacattgaactatttctaagtgtcaatttccacgcccacttccatacatacaatttatcatcattaccaggtgtttgatactgctcgttggTAAAGtgaattgtccagtaaccagtgcaggaggtcatcattttataatttttctctcaatttacttcataagcattccacatgcattcaaatcttagcattcagctttcagcattcccacgcaatttgtcCAGGAATTGCACTTAATCTAGTTAAGTAAGCTACCCTTGCGTTTACTGTTGTCGCCGAAGTGGTGGCAAAAGTACTTGCATTCTGTACTGAAATAGAAGTACTGATTTAACTCTCTAATGTACTTaaaaggaagtcaagtcaaacattttctttacaatatcttATATGCCCCCCAACTAGTCGAAATGTAGTATtgtgtttatggaatatgaattaaccaTACATCTTTATCCATTTCcgccggcggccattttgtcaattgctgtcaactgacaatgacatcacagtgcctgagGGGCCGGCTCagggaacgaccaatcacagctcacctgctgtctggttttggtcatgtgacatttgcaatctgagccatgattggttgttaacctgagccctgcgcaactgtgatgtcattttcagtcgacggcaagtgacaaaatggccaccgcctgagatggtttgctgcttaattcatattccgtaAGCGCAATATTGATCAGAATGTGGTGTTTAGACTGCATTGAatgtattgtaaagaacatttttgactcgatacaagattaaaaaaaaccaaacccaAATCTCCTGTTAATTATATACAACACCTGCTCTGCTAACTTGCCGCAatgagacaaagaaaaaaaaaccacttgGGACCGTGGCCTGCTCTCAGTTCCTTTTCACTTTTTCCTTTTAACCTGAGATGTTAGTTAAGTTTCTCTTTTAGTCAACACCACAGCACTCTAACATCATTTAAATCAAATGTACGTTAAGTCTGCTCTGGCCTGCCCGACCTATACAAGAAGATTAAAATAACAGTGTGTCAACCCACAGATGTTCTCACTAAAACCACTTCCTTTTCTCACTACCCCAAATGGAGAAGTGAGCCCGAGACAGCTTTTACACGCCATTGATTTGTTTGACTGTAAATGAAGAGTCTTTTTGCGCGCTCGTCTACAGTCGCTCCTTTTT
The Festucalex cinctus isolate MCC-2025b chromosome 18, RoL_Fcin_1.0, whole genome shotgun sequence genome window above contains:
- the ksr1a gene encoding kinase suppressor of Ras 1 isoform X1; the protein is MDSVSTIGGNMVESGEKPERDSGGGAGGDAAMAALHQCELIQNMIDISISSLQGLRTKCAASNDLTQQEIRTLEVKLVKYICKQLQCKLKVPETERPDSLDSYPRLRDWLRTINLRPELIAAVEAKFSLDALLQMAGTQMRDTMRRLGFTSEECARLSAALSCLKSATEAGGELKEDSTTWLSEPTRRDSGSLLTADQLSSLGNPLRPHSPSPLARPSTIHSTPSTPGATFPHPRSGSVSAAPTPEALTPHLHGESPLTNAFPATFARSPRLHGHTSTPPVTPPSKRRHRLKPPCTPPPPSRKVLHLLPNITLTRSKSHESQLGNRIEDPLANKCVKKNKILLNMQVNGNGHEDTPSRYPAVPVRTPGGPPAATTAPYTLPGTPTLLEEHSVIKNNKPVHRSSPQAVRRDIGLAVTHRFSTKSWLSQTCQVCQKNMMFGVKCKHCRLKCHNKCTKEAPSCRISFLPIAKIRRTESVPSDINNPVDRPPECPQFGTLPKAITKKDHPPVLNQLDSSSNPSSTTSSTPSSPAPFQQSNPPSATPPPNPSPKGHRDSRFNFPAACYFQHRQQFIFPDVSSPVTLHTDILQDTVSEIEQSEEDIHDDLVEDEDEDEEEVEDDIEVEDEDPELDEDNEEEEEEICDEGEDEEDGEEIRMNMGSDGECESDKLDDLPCSRGNQWKVPISRKASQTSVYLQEWDIPFEQLDLGELIGKGRWGKVHKGRWHGEVAIRLLEIDGNNQDHLKLFKKEVMNYRQTRHENVVLFMGACMAPPHLAIITSFCKGRTLYSIVRDTKNTLDTNKTRQIAQEIVKGMGYLHAKGIVHKDLKSKNVFHDTNKVVITDFGLFGISGVVQEGRQENQLKLPNGWICYLAPEIVRKMSPGNNEDRLPFSTAADVYAFGTIWYELQVRDWPITNQPVEATIWQVGSGEGIKKILSEISLGKEVTEILSACWAYDLRERPPFTQLADMLEKLPKLNRRLSHPGHFWKSAEL
- the ksr1a gene encoding kinase suppressor of Ras 1 isoform X3, giving the protein MDSVSTIGGNMVESGEKPERDSGGGAGGDAAMAALHQCELIQNMIDISISSLQGLRTKCAASNDLTQQEIRTLEVKLVKYICKQLQCKLKVPETERPDSLDSYPRLRDWLRTINLRPELIAAVEAKFSLDALLQMAGTQMRDTMRRLGFTSEECARLSAALSCLKSATEAGGELKEDSTTWLSEPTRRDSGSLLTADQLSSLGNPLRPHSPSPLARPSTIHSTPSTPGATFPHPRSGSVSAAPTPEALTPHLHGESPLTNAFPATFARSPRLHGHTSTPPVTPPSKRRHRLKPPCTPPPPSRKVLHLLPNITLTRSKSHESQLGNRIEDPLANKCVKKNKILLNMQVNGNGHEDTPSRYPAVPVRTPGGPPAATTAPYTLPGTPTLLEEHSVIKNNKPVHRSSPQAVRRDIGLAVTHRFSTKSWLSQTCQVCQKNMMFGVKCKHCRLKCHNKCTKEAPSCRISFLPIAKIRRTESVPSDINNPVDRPPECPQFGTLPKAITKKDHPPVLNQLDSSSNPSSTTSSTPSSPAPFQQSNPPSATPPPNPSPKGHRDSRFNFPDVSSPVTLHTDILQDTVSEIEQSEEDIHDDLVEDEDEDEEEVEDDIEVEDEDPELDEDNEEEEEEICDEGEDEEDGEEIRMNMGSDGECESDKLDDLPCSRGNQWKVPISRKASQTSVYLQEWDIPFEQLDLGELIGKGRWGKVHKGRWHGEVAIRLLEIDGNNQDHLKLFKKEVMNYRQTRHENVVLFMGACMAPPHLAIITSFCKGRTLYSIVRDTKNTLDTNKTRQIAQEIVKGMGYLHAKGIVHKDLKSKNVFHDTNKVVITDFGLFGISGVVQEGRQENQLKLPNGWICYLAPEIVRKMSPGNNEDRLPFSTAADVYAFGTIWYELQVRDWPITNQPVEATIWQVGSGEGIKKILSEISLGKEVTEILSACWAYDLRERPPFTQLADMLEKLPKLNRRLSHPGHFWKSAEL